A window from Nitrospirota bacterium encodes these proteins:
- a CDS encoding DNA-binding protein: MKTKRIISVLTVALLSLTVSVTSAMHGEGQHGPPWEGWQGSGEWGMDSRYQRTYDPASLESISGVVEAVERIAPMEGMSYGIHILIKTDGEIMPVHLGPMWYIERLDIRIKKGDQVEVKGARAKMTGKPTIIASEVKKGDTIIILRDENGVPVWSGWKRGRR, translated from the coding sequence ATGAAAACAAAAAGAATTATAAGTGTGTTAACAGTTGCTTTACTGTCTTTGACCGTTTCTGTCACTTCAGCCATGCATGGAGAAGGTCAACACGGACCACCCTGGGAGGGATGGCAGGGGAGTGGTGAATGGGGAATGGATTCGAGATATCAGAGGACCTATGATCCTGCCTCACTGGAGTCTATTTCAGGCGTTGTTGAAGCTGTTGAGAGAATTGCTCCGATGGAAGGCATGTCTTACGGAATCCACATCCTCATAAAAACAGACGGAGAAATCATGCCAGTTCACCTCGGACCTATGTGGTATATAGAGAGACTTGATATAAGGATCAAAAAGGGAGATCAGGTTGAAGTCAAGGGTGCGCGGGCAAAGATGACGGGCAAACCAACGATTATTGCATCGGAGGTGAAGAAAGGGGATACGATCATAATCCTTAGAGATGAAAATGGAGTGCCTGTTTGGTCCGGTTGGAAGAGGGGTCGGCGTTAA